The following coding sequences are from one Paenibacillus tundrae window:
- the opp4B gene encoding oligopeptide ABC transporter permease, translating to MWKIIVRRIMIMIPQIFLLSLLVFLMAKAMPGDALTGLLDPSIDPKALDEQRERLGLNNPWYVQYWDWIRNAAQGDFGQSFRFKMPVMDLIGQRIANTFWLAFATLVFTYLIAIPLGIISGRYNDTWSDRLITGYTYLGFAAPLFIFALVMLWIFGFHFGLFPTGGSVAPGLTPGTFEYIASKFYHLLLPALSMALITTVSTVQYLRSEIIDIKHKEFVLTARAKGASESRVYNRHILRNSLLPIAAFFGYEITGLIGGTIFIESIFSYPGMGQLFLTSISLRDFSVVTALVLLFGIATILGSLLSDIILGLVDPRIRIK from the coding sequence ATGTGGAAAATAATAGTACGAAGAATCATGATTATGATCCCTCAGATCTTTTTGCTCAGTCTTTTGGTCTTCTTGATGGCCAAGGCGATGCCAGGGGATGCATTAACCGGTTTGCTTGATCCAAGCATTGATCCTAAAGCTCTGGATGAACAGCGGGAACGACTTGGACTTAATAATCCATGGTATGTGCAGTATTGGGACTGGATCAGAAATGCTGCACAAGGTGATTTTGGACAATCCTTCCGATTTAAAATGCCGGTTATGGATCTCATTGGTCAACGTATAGCGAATACATTCTGGCTCGCTTTTGCAACACTTGTATTCACGTATTTAATTGCGATTCCACTTGGTATTATCAGTGGTCGTTACAATGATACATGGTCTGACCGATTAATCACGGGTTATACCTATCTAGGCTTTGCAGCACCTCTATTTATTTTTGCACTCGTTATGTTGTGGATTTTTGGTTTTCACTTTGGCTTATTCCCGACGGGAGGCAGCGTAGCACCTGGACTTACACCAGGAACATTCGAGTACATTGCTAGTAAGTTCTATCATTTGTTATTACCGGCATTATCTATGGCATTGATTACTACGGTATCAACTGTTCAGTACTTGCGTAGTGAAATTATTGATATCAAGCATAAAGAATTTGTTCTTACTGCTAGAGCCAAGGGTGCCTCGGAATCACGAGTGTACAACAGACATATTTTGAGAAACTCTCTATTGCCGATCGCCGCATTCTTCGGTTATGAGATTACGGGACTTATCGGAGGAACGATTTTCATTGAGAGTATATTCAGTTATCCGGGCATGGGGCAGTTGTTCCTGACCTCAATCTCTCTTCGAGATTTCAGTGTTGTAACAGCGCTTGTCCTACTATTTGGTATAGCTACAATTCTAGGATCATTGTTGTCTGACATTATTCTGGGATTGGTAGATCCGCGTATTCGGATTAAGTAA
- a CDS encoding ABC transporter ATP-binding protein gives MALLEVEGLKIHFPIRGGLLKREIGSIKAVDDVSFSIEQGQTYGLVGESGSGKTTTGRAIIGLNHVTAGKVMFNGKNLATERRKDRQLQRDVQMIFQDPYSSLNPKKRVIDIIAEPLRNYERLTATEEKKQVRELLEKVGLSPESIYKYPHEFSGGQRQRIGIARAIALKPKLIIADEPVSALDVSVQAQVLNFMQDIQKELNLTYLFISHDLGIIRHMCDQIGIMYKGRYVEQGTTDDIFENPQHIYTKRLIAAIPDMDPSKREEMVAFRKMVKSEYENSYRNFFDEEGLAYSLQSISNTHRVALPQKG, from the coding sequence ATGGCATTACTAGAAGTAGAAGGACTCAAAATACATTTTCCGATTCGTGGCGGCTTGCTCAAGCGCGAGATTGGAAGTATCAAAGCAGTTGATGATGTTAGCTTCTCCATCGAACAAGGGCAAACCTATGGACTTGTCGGGGAATCTGGTTCTGGTAAAACGACGACGGGAAGAGCTATTATCGGTCTGAATCACGTAACAGCGGGCAAGGTCATGTTTAATGGCAAAAATCTAGCCACAGAGCGTCGCAAAGATCGGCAGCTTCAACGCGATGTGCAAATGATTTTCCAAGATCCGTATTCTTCACTTAATCCGAAGAAGCGGGTTATTGATATCATTGCCGAGCCACTCCGTAACTACGAGCGACTTACGGCTACGGAAGAGAAAAAACAAGTAAGAGAATTACTAGAAAAGGTCGGGCTTAGTCCTGAATCCATCTACAAATATCCACATGAATTCTCGGGTGGTCAACGTCAGCGGATCGGGATTGCGCGGGCAATTGCCTTGAAGCCAAAACTAATTATTGCAGATGAACCTGTATCGGCACTGGACGTTTCAGTACAAGCCCAGGTGTTAAACTTCATGCAGGATATTCAAAAGGAATTGAATTTGACCTATCTGTTCATTAGCCATGATCTCGGGATCATAAGGCATATGTGTGATCAGATTGGGATTATGTATAAAGGTCGATATGTGGAGCAGGGAACAACAGATGATATTTTTGAGAATCCACAGCATATCTATACCAAACGTCTTATTGCAGCTATTCCGGATATGGATCCAAGCAAACGAGAGGAAATGGTTGCCTTTCGTAAAATGGTCAAGTCAGAGTACGAGAATTCATATCGAAACTTCTTTGATGAGGAAGGGCTTGCATACTCGCTCCAATCCATTTCTAATACTCACCGAGTAGCTCTACCTCAGAAAGGTTGA
- a CDS encoding D-alanyl-D-alanine carboxypeptidase family protein gives MKKWWKRAGMLLALLIIIYLGVKPDMLVGKPGIKAESAVLMDMRTEQILLDFNGSEGTAPAGVSKLMTELLVLDAITNGDIHWEDPVTVSLYASSVGGSHLALKQGEQFTVRELFQIVAVYSANDAAVALAEHISGSEQAFVSAMNERATAIGLSETTVFTNSTGLSEKLLGPNRPEAIQGQTVMTAIDACKLARYLITNYPQILETSSQMQVSIHQRGMYMSNTNWMLSALGGPYAYDGNDGLKTGYDEDTGYHFVGTTERNGKRLISVVFGSESREGRFVETKKLFNYGFAGSQ, from the coding sequence ATGAAAAAGTGGTGGAAACGTGCAGGTATGCTGTTAGCTCTGCTTATTATTATATATTTAGGTGTGAAACCAGACATGCTGGTAGGCAAACCGGGAATTAAGGCTGAATCTGCTGTGTTGATGGATATGAGAACAGAGCAGATTTTACTCGACTTTAATGGTTCGGAAGGAACAGCTCCAGCAGGGGTCAGCAAGTTAATGACAGAATTGCTTGTACTTGATGCAATTACTAACGGAGATATTCATTGGGAAGATCCGGTTACAGTTAGCCTGTATGCAAGCTCGGTTGGTGGAAGTCATCTAGCCTTGAAGCAAGGGGAACAGTTCACGGTGCGTGAGTTGTTTCAGATTGTAGCCGTTTATTCTGCGAATGATGCGGCAGTCGCACTCGCTGAACATATCAGCGGCTCAGAGCAAGCTTTTGTGTCTGCAATGAATGAGAGAGCTACGGCTATTGGGTTATCAGAGACGACAGTATTTACGAATTCAACGGGATTAAGCGAGAAGCTGCTGGGTCCTAATCGCCCTGAAGCCATTCAAGGGCAGACCGTGATGACAGCTATAGATGCATGTAAGTTAGCAAGATACCTCATTACGAATTATCCACAGATTTTAGAGACCTCCAGTCAGATGCAGGTGTCCATTCATCAGCGAGGCATGTATATGAGCAATACGAATTGGATGTTATCTGCTCTAGGTGGCCCATATGCTTATGATGGCAATGATGGATTGAAGACAGGATATGACGAGGATACAGGGTACCACTTTGTTGGAACAACGGAGCGCAATGGTAAACGATTGATCTCGGTTGTATTTGGTTCCGAAAGCCGGGAAGGACGCTTTGTGGAAACGAAGAAGTTGTTCAACTACGGGTTTGCTGGATCGCAGTAA
- a CDS encoding ABC transporter ATP-binding protein, whose translation MNTDLLEVRNLTTSFRIEDDYYAAVDHVNLTVKKNEVLAIVGESGSGKSAFAFSLMGLHNKAKIEGQILYKGQDIANISPNKLNKLRGNEMGMIFQDPLSALNPLMIIGEQIEEILTLHQPKLSSKDKKVKVIDLLNQVGIPRPEHIYKQYPHELSGGMRQRVVIAIAIANKPELLIADEPTTALDVTIQLQILELIRDLKNEINAGIILITHDLGVVAEMADRVAVMYAGEIVEIADIYTLMSNAKHPYTRSLLNSIPTITDTDEKSKLHVIQGIVPSLKNLPRQGCRFKARIPWIDDSAHEENPQMHEIAPGHFVRCTCYQHFHFPDQS comes from the coding sequence TTGAATACAGACCTATTGGAAGTCAGAAATCTAACTACATCTTTCAGAATTGAAGATGACTATTATGCAGCAGTTGACCACGTTAACCTTACCGTTAAGAAAAACGAAGTGTTAGCCATTGTGGGAGAGTCCGGATCGGGAAAAAGTGCATTTGCCTTCTCACTTATGGGTTTGCACAACAAAGCAAAAATTGAAGGTCAAATTTTGTATAAAGGGCAGGATATAGCTAATATATCTCCTAACAAATTAAACAAACTTCGTGGTAATGAGATGGGTATGATATTTCAGGACCCATTATCAGCACTAAATCCTCTAATGATTATCGGCGAACAGATCGAAGAGATCCTGACGCTGCATCAACCTAAGCTTTCTTCCAAAGATAAGAAAGTGAAAGTTATCGATCTGCTTAACCAAGTCGGAATTCCACGACCTGAGCATATTTATAAGCAGTACCCTCACGAATTATCAGGCGGTATGAGACAGAGAGTTGTTATCGCCATTGCGATTGCTAATAAACCTGAACTGTTGATCGCCGATGAGCCAACTACCGCACTGGACGTTACTATTCAACTACAAATCCTAGAACTTATTCGCGATCTGAAGAATGAGATCAATGCAGGCATCATCCTAATTACTCATGACCTCGGTGTAGTAGCTGAAATGGCTGACCGGGTTGCAGTAATGTATGCAGGTGAGATTGTTGAGATTGCAGATATCTATACGTTGATGAGCAATGCGAAACATCCATATACACGTTCACTTTTAAACTCTATTCCTACGATTACAGATACAGATGAGAAGTCGAAGCTACATGTCATTCAAGGCATCGTTCCTTCACTTAAAAACCTTCCTCGCCAAGGGTGCCGATTCAAGGCTCGAATTCCATGGATTGATGATTCGGCTCATGAAGAGAACCCACAGATGCATGAAATTGCACCAGGTCACTTTGTAAGATGCACCTGTTACCAGCACTTTCATTTCCCTGATCAAAGCTGA
- a CDS encoding MFS transporter, whose product MQKQMKWPLILFAVGVFMAALDNGIITSSLTTLNASFGVSPTWGAWTITLYTLGLAVSVPIAGKLSDRYGRKKLFLIEVALFGIGSLLVALSTSFTFFLIARVIQALGGGGIFIIASSYVLSKFPAERQGTALGLLGGMNGVAAILGPNIGAFILDMTGNWHWLFLINVPIAILLFIAGIRYIQDEQELNRAAVDWSGIAVLTLGVLSLMYSFSNLDGVNMLQSVGSPMFYGFFLLGVVVLIVFYFLERRLEGSGREPVVSTQLLGIASFRWTLLIAFFSGAILASVIFIPGFVEQYLGVSNTASGYWFTPLALASGIGAGGGGYLVDKKGPIWTLSVAGLLSAIGFLLFPLWVEHIWQFVIASTLVGIGFGMMLGAPVNVLVTEQAGENNKGIAVATSSLFRQMAMAIAPTIFAGFLARSFSNLGTNIQDGFADQGIQVSPEMLQQYTSGGASGSDVSSLTEGLSQIPDPGIRETILQALHVTTGQGYNGLFWSAVIFSVLTLVAALITGVLRNREKGSTVDLS is encoded by the coding sequence ATGCAGAAACAAATGAAATGGCCGTTAATTTTGTTTGCAGTCGGGGTATTTATGGCGGCACTAGATAATGGGATCATCACATCGTCTCTAACGACGTTGAATGCCTCATTTGGGGTATCGCCAACTTGGGGTGCGTGGACGATTACATTATATACTCTCGGTCTTGCTGTGAGTGTGCCTATTGCAGGTAAACTTTCAGACCGCTATGGTCGTAAGAAACTATTTCTTATTGAGGTAGCTTTATTTGGCATCGGGTCTTTACTCGTCGCATTAAGTACGTCGTTTACGTTCTTCCTCATTGCTCGTGTTATTCAGGCTTTGGGCGGTGGAGGGATCTTCATCATTGCAAGCTCCTATGTACTTAGTAAGTTTCCAGCAGAGCGGCAAGGTACAGCATTGGGCTTGCTGGGCGGTATGAATGGGGTGGCTGCCATCCTAGGGCCAAACATTGGTGCTTTTATTTTGGATATGACAGGGAACTGGCACTGGTTATTTCTCATCAATGTACCGATTGCAATCCTACTATTCATTGCGGGTATCCGTTATATTCAGGATGAACAGGAATTGAATCGTGCAGCAGTGGACTGGAGTGGGATTGCTGTTCTAACCCTTGGTGTGCTCAGTCTCATGTACAGCTTCAGTAATTTGGACGGTGTAAATATGCTGCAAAGCGTAGGTTCACCGATGTTTTATGGGTTTTTCTTGTTGGGTGTAGTTGTGCTGATCGTATTCTACTTTCTTGAGAGAAGGCTCGAAGGATCAGGACGTGAACCGGTTGTGTCCACACAGTTGTTGGGCATTGCGTCCTTCCGCTGGACACTGCTCATCGCCTTTTTCTCAGGCGCTATTCTAGCTTCGGTCATCTTCATTCCTGGCTTCGTAGAGCAGTATCTGGGTGTATCTAACACCGCCTCAGGTTATTGGTTTACTCCACTCGCGCTAGCTTCAGGGATTGGGGCAGGAGGCGGCGGTTATTTGGTGGATAAGAAAGGACCAATCTGGACGCTGTCAGTGGCAGGGCTTCTGTCGGCGATTGGATTCCTGTTATTCCCGTTATGGGTTGAGCATATCTGGCAATTCGTTATCGCGAGTACGCTTGTAGGTATCGGATTTGGTATGATGCTAGGTGCTCCAGTTAACGTGCTTGTGACGGAACAGGCAGGTGAGAACAATAAAGGGATTGCCGTGGCAACCAGCTCGTTATTCCGCCAGATGGCGATGGCCATTGCTCCTACGATCTTTGCAGGTTTTCTGGCGCGTTCGTTCTCTAACCTGGGAACCAATATTCAGGATGGTTTTGCTGATCAGGGAATACAAGTATCTCCTGAGATGCTTCAGCAATATACCTCAGGGGGAGCATCAGGGAGTGATGTTTCAAGTCTGACGGAGGGGTTATCACAAATTCCTGACCCTGGCATTCGGGAAACGATACTACAGGCTCTCCACGTAACGACAGGTCAAGGATACAACGGCTTGTTCTGGTCAGCAGTTATTTTCAGTGT
- a CDS encoding S9 family peptidase: protein MNSISKKVYALTLTMAMSIALIQPAVQAAEAVKPTATVAETIASKATQTLQQLGYIDGTIESNTPITRAEAAVILQRVLKLDAPASLTGFADVLASDEAAPAIYALKQSGLIQGKAKGYAPDAPLTRAQMASLFTRAFELKDNGIQVVYSDMKQIPAVHVEDAVRIKQHFIIEGSAFNAKQSVTHGEFANALYLALGLDVKSEGLTPLEDFFKQPAQAGFQMSPDGKHLAYLEPWNNRMNIVVKENGQDKSVRVTSESERSIMGFGWATDDKLLYIKDAAGDENYHIYVTDIDGKNNKDLTPYPNTRATLIDPLEGVPDEILVAMNKRDPQIFDVYRININTGEATLAAENPGNITGWLTDHEGKIRVAVSSDGNVSSLMYRESEDKPFEPLLTTKLGETFAPVMFTYDNKNIYAISNLDRDKSAIVEYSPSTKQVTKTIFENKDVDVTSFVPSKAKGTILAAVYETDKVNYEFFDAEFKKLMEDIKAKVPGKEISLSSISEEGQVLFVSYSDKSMGTYYFYDSVTGKLDKLADAAPWIDEDKMSDMKPISYESRDGLTIYGYLTLPKGVEASQLPLVVVPHGGPWARDSWGYNPEIQFLASRGYAVLQVNFRGSTGYGKEFLDAGNKQWGKAMQNDITDGVNWLIEEGTVDVDRVAIYGASYGGYAALAGLAFTPDVYAAGISYVGPSNIFTLLDSLPPYWESERNMFYERVGDPEKDKELLTAISPLFHIDQMKAPLFVVQGANDPRVKQAESDQIVEALRERGVDVPYMLKTNEGHGFANVENQLDLYRAIEKFLNRHLMK, encoded by the coding sequence TTGAACTCGATTAGCAAGAAGGTATATGCATTAACGCTAACCATGGCAATGTCTATTGCCTTGATTCAGCCTGCAGTACAAGCTGCGGAAGCTGTTAAACCTACAGCAACCGTTGCAGAAACGATCGCTTCAAAAGCAACACAAACGCTACAACAACTGGGATACATAGATGGCACAATTGAATCAAACACGCCGATTACTCGTGCAGAGGCAGCAGTCATTTTACAGCGTGTACTTAAATTGGATGCACCAGCTTCACTTACTGGTTTTGCGGACGTATTAGCGAGTGATGAGGCTGCACCGGCAATTTATGCTCTGAAGCAGAGTGGGCTAATCCAAGGGAAAGCGAAAGGTTATGCTCCAGATGCACCACTGACACGGGCACAGATGGCCTCGTTGTTCACACGGGCATTTGAATTAAAAGACAACGGCATTCAAGTTGTATACAGTGATATGAAGCAGATTCCAGCAGTTCATGTGGAAGATGCTGTACGGATCAAGCAACATTTTATCATTGAAGGTTCAGCATTTAATGCGAAACAATCCGTAACTCATGGGGAATTCGCGAACGCATTATATCTTGCACTTGGTCTGGATGTGAAGTCAGAGGGACTTACACCGCTGGAGGACTTCTTCAAACAGCCTGCTCAGGCAGGATTCCAAATGTCTCCAGATGGTAAACATCTGGCCTACTTGGAGCCGTGGAATAACCGTATGAATATCGTGGTTAAGGAGAATGGACAGGACAAGTCTGTTCGAGTTACGAGTGAGTCTGAACGGAGTATCATGGGATTTGGATGGGCAACCGATGATAAGCTGCTTTACATCAAAGATGCTGCAGGAGATGAGAACTACCACATCTATGTAACCGATATCGATGGCAAAAACAATAAAGATCTCACGCCATACCCTAACACTAGAGCGACTCTAATTGATCCACTCGAAGGTGTACCAGATGAAATTCTGGTGGCAATGAATAAACGTGATCCTCAAATTTTTGATGTATATCGCATCAATATCAATACAGGTGAGGCCACTCTTGCAGCCGAGAACCCAGGTAATATTACGGGCTGGCTCACAGACCATGAGGGCAAAATCCGTGTGGCTGTATCCAGTGATGGCAATGTATCTTCATTGATGTATCGTGAATCCGAGGATAAGCCATTTGAGCCGTTGTTAACAACAAAGCTGGGAGAGACTTTTGCGCCAGTGATGTTCACGTACGATAACAAAAATATCTATGCTATCTCTAACTTGGATCGGGACAAATCAGCAATTGTTGAGTATAGCCCTAGCACCAAGCAAGTAACCAAAACGATCTTTGAAAACAAAGACGTAGATGTTACAAGTTTTGTACCATCCAAAGCAAAAGGTACAATCCTTGCAGCTGTCTACGAAACGGATAAAGTAAACTATGAATTTTTTGATGCTGAATTCAAAAAGCTGATGGAAGACATCAAGGCTAAGGTACCAGGCAAAGAGATTAGTCTGTCCAGCATCAGTGAAGAAGGCCAAGTATTATTCGTTTCCTACAGTGATAAATCGATGGGCACGTACTACTTCTATGATTCGGTAACAGGCAAGCTGGATAAGTTGGCCGATGCTGCACCATGGATTGATGAGGACAAAATGTCCGATATGAAACCAATCTCGTACGAGTCACGTGATGGTTTGACCATCTATGGATATCTGACATTGCCTAAGGGAGTCGAAGCTTCCCAGTTGCCACTTGTCGTTGTACCACATGGTGGACCTTGGGCTCGTGATTCATGGGGATATAACCCTGAAATCCAATTCCTAGCTAGTCGTGGCTATGCTGTGCTACAGGTAAACTTCCGTGGATCTACAGGTTACGGTAAGGAATTCCTGGATGCAGGCAATAAACAGTGGGGCAAAGCGATGCAGAACGACATTACAGACGGCGTAAATTGGTTGATCGAAGAAGGAACTGTTGATGTAGACCGAGTAGCAATCTACGGTGCCTCTTATGGTGGATATGCTGCTTTGGCTGGTCTGGCGTTCACTCCAGACGTATATGCTGCTGGCATCAGCTATGTTGGTCCTTCCAACATCTTCACTTTGCTGGATTCACTGCCACCATATTGGGAATCAGAGCGCAACATGTTCTATGAGCGTGTAGGTGACCCAGAGAAGGATAAGGAGCTGCTTACGGCGATCTCACCTTTGTTCCATATTGATCAGATGAAGGCACCATTGTTCGTCGTTCAAGGAGCGAATGACCCACGCGTTAAACAAGCTGAGTCCGACCAGATCGTTGAAGCGTTACGCGAGCGCGGGGTAGATGTACCTTATATGTTAAAAACAAATGAAGGTCATGGCTTCGCCAATGTAGAAAACCAGTTGGATCTGTACAGAGCGATTGAGAAATTCCTTAATCGTCATCTGATGAAGTAA
- a CDS encoding ABC transporter permease, whose translation MSKANDVVITSQKIDKSPSSLNILWREIVRDKIALISLIFLGVVLLLVYGTALLLDQDEIVKVDLFALYEPPSAQYWLGTDYGGRDVFGQLIIGTRNSLTIAILVTLMTGFLGIVVGILSGYFGGLVDNIFMRIVDFFMVLPFMMIVIAFVTAVPKYNIISFSLIMTAFLWMGIARLIRSKALQERELEYVKASKTLGSSHLKIIFSQVLPNLSSIIIVTMTLNLAANIGLESGLSFLGFGFPESTPSLGTLVSYARNPQTLEFRWWIWLPASLLILVLMLSINNVGQALKRATDARQRRG comes from the coding sequence ATGAGCAAGGCCAATGATGTCGTTATAACTTCACAGAAGATTGATAAAAGCCCCTCCAGCCTAAACATATTGTGGAGGGAAATTGTCCGAGATAAGATCGCATTAATCTCGCTCATATTTTTGGGAGTCGTCTTATTACTGGTATATGGAACAGCACTGCTCTTGGATCAAGACGAAATCGTAAAGGTAGATTTGTTCGCCTTGTATGAGCCGCCTTCTGCGCAATATTGGCTTGGGACTGACTACGGCGGTCGTGATGTATTCGGACAACTAATCATCGGTACACGTAACTCACTAACGATTGCTATCCTGGTTACGCTAATGACAGGTTTCTTGGGAATCGTGGTTGGTATTCTATCCGGTTACTTCGGAGGATTAGTTGATAATATTTTCATGCGTATTGTCGATTTCTTCATGGTTCTTCCCTTTATGATGATCGTTATCGCGTTTGTTACAGCAGTACCCAAATATAATATTATTTCGTTCTCGCTAATCATGACTGCTTTCCTATGGATGGGGATTGCTAGGTTGATCCGATCCAAGGCATTACAGGAGCGTGAACTAGAATATGTAAAAGCGTCAAAAACATTGGGATCATCCCATCTGAAGATTATCTTCTCACAGGTACTTCCCAATCTGAGTTCGATTATCATCGTAACGATGACGTTGAACCTCGCTGCCAACATTGGCCTCGAATCAGGGTTGTCTTTCCTAGGGTTTGGTTTCCCTGAAAGCACACCTAGTCTTGGAACACTCGTAAGCTATGCTCGTAATCCGCAAACCTTGGAATTTAGATGGTGGATATGGCTACCTGCATCACTACTAATCTTAGTATTGATGTTGAGTATAAATAATGTCGGACAAGCTCTGAAGCGTGCGACTGATGCAAGACAAAGAAGAGGTTAA
- a CDS encoding oligopeptide ABC transporter substrate-binding protein, whose product MKKGFFSRGIFFTMMLVFVLVLAACSSEKEATPAPTANQGEEKTEEKPANEEGVYSIEDFNNVKTNEGTAIEGGSITYGLVSDTAFEGTLNFNFYSGNPDSKVLGWFDEGLLDWDKDYVYTNDGAATYETSEDGKTFTLTIRDNVNWHDGKPVTAEDLQFAYEVIGNKDYDGPRYDSNFTSVVGMDEFHAGTADTISGIKVLSDKQISITYKESTPSLLTGGVWTYPLAKHIFGDMEVAKMSSSKEVRETPIGFGPFKVETITPGESVTYVKNEDYWRGAPKLDKVTLKVINPTTVVQELKSGGVDLVDAFPTDQYKDNADMSNVEFLGTIDRAYTYIGFKLGTWDEANGKVVSNADAKMGDKNLRKAMWMAVDNDQVGKRFYNGLRWNATTLIPPSHPEFHDSNNPGVAYDPEAAKKLLDEAGYKLDGEFRTNPDGSPLEINFVSMTGGDTAEPLARYYVQSWAAIGLKVNLEMVEFNSFYDRVGNTGKDDPNIDVYQAAWGVGIDVDPSGLYGRDALYNFSRFSSEENDRLLAAGVSAEAFDVDKRKEIYNEWQQYMVDEAPVFPTLYRAVVVPVNKRVMNYAIGDGTGVYLNDLAVNADKAVVAE is encoded by the coding sequence ATGAAAAAAGGATTTTTTTCACGGGGTATATTTTTCACAATGATGTTGGTCTTCGTACTGGTGCTTGCAGCATGTAGCTCAGAGAAAGAAGCAACTCCAGCACCTACGGCTAACCAAGGGGAAGAGAAAACGGAAGAAAAGCCTGCTAATGAAGAGGGCGTTTACTCCATTGAAGATTTCAACAATGTTAAGACAAATGAAGGCACAGCAATCGAAGGCGGATCAATCACATATGGTCTCGTTTCTGATACAGCTTTTGAAGGTACATTAAACTTTAACTTCTATTCCGGTAACCCGGATTCCAAAGTTCTTGGATGGTTTGATGAAGGTTTGCTAGATTGGGATAAAGACTATGTATACACCAATGATGGTGCAGCAACATATGAAACATCCGAAGATGGCAAAACGTTCACATTGACGATTCGTGATAACGTAAACTGGCATGATGGTAAGCCGGTAACAGCTGAAGATTTGCAGTTTGCATATGAAGTCATTGGTAACAAGGACTATGATGGTCCTCGTTATGATTCTAACTTCACAAGTGTAGTAGGTATGGACGAGTTCCATGCAGGTACTGCTGATACAATCTCTGGTATTAAAGTGCTGAGCGACAAACAAATCAGCATTACGTATAAAGAATCCACGCCTTCCCTGTTGACAGGTGGTGTATGGACTTACCCACTGGCTAAACATATCTTCGGTGATATGGAAGTAGCTAAAATGTCTTCTTCTAAAGAAGTACGTGAAACACCAATTGGTTTTGGTCCATTTAAAGTTGAAACCATTACTCCAGGTGAGTCTGTAACTTATGTGAAGAACGAAGATTACTGGCGTGGAGCTCCGAAGTTGGATAAAGTGACTTTGAAAGTTATTAACCCAACAACGGTTGTTCAAGAATTGAAATCTGGCGGCGTAGACCTCGTAGATGCGTTCCCGACAGATCAATATAAAGACAATGCAGACATGTCTAACGTAGAATTCCTTGGTACGATCGATCGTGCTTACACGTACATCGGTTTCAAACTGGGTACTTGGGATGAAGCCAATGGTAAAGTTGTAAGCAATGCAGATGCTAAAATGGGCGACAAAAACTTGCGTAAAGCAATGTGGATGGCTGTAGATAACGATCAAGTTGGTAAACGTTTCTATAACGGTTTGCGTTGGAACGCAACAACTCTGATTCCACCATCTCACCCTGAGTTCCACGATTCTAACAACCCAGGTGTTGCTTATGACCCTGAAGCTGCGAAGAAATTGCTCGACGAAGCTGGATACAAATTGGATGGTGAATTCCGTACGAATCCAGACGGTTCCCCACTCGAAATTAACTTCGTATCTATGACAGGTGGCGACACAGCTGAACCACTGGCACGTTACTATGTTCAATCTTGGGCAGCAATCGGTCTGAAAGTAAACCTTGAAATGGTTGAGTTCAACAGCTTCTATGACCGTGTAGGTAACACAGGTAAAGATGATCCTAACATTGATGTATATCAAGCAGCATGGGGCGTTGGTATTGACGTAGATCCTTCCGGATTGTATGGTCGCGATGCACTGTATAACTTCTCTAGATTCTCTAGCGAAGAAAATGACAGATTGCTAGCAGCAGGTGTATCCGCTGAAGCATTCGATGTAGACAAGCGTAAAGAGATCTACAACGAATGGCAGCAGTACATGGTTGATGAAGCTCCTGTATTCCCAACACTGTATCGTGCAGTTGTAGTACCTGTTAACAAACGTGTAATGAACTATGCAATTGGTGACGGTACTGGCGTATACTTGAATGATTTGGCTGTTAATGCGGATAAAGCTGTTGTAGCTGAGTAA